A single window of Anaerocolumna chitinilytica DNA harbors:
- a CDS encoding YncE family protein, with amino-acid sequence MAYVCVYGSNYVSVVDIVEARRLLDITVDEGPFDICIDKKHMLAYVSNFFSNTLSVIDLYINKTINTTPVGKLPIGVAVLPGGRFVYVVNYGEPSVYVLEARTLKKVTEIALPSNGFTIDITANGTLAFVSLRDAQQIAAIDLTLNKVIKIIPAGPGTEVVKVSPTNRHVFVSNEDGNSITPVNVALVEAAAPYTGQSGPVGIAFTDGGNTVYCANRFAQSVTSFDVFSHQPLSTIPAGQGPYGLAAANGGKLMVVSNSYEDTISILDTRSNKLLQSVVVGIPAFLTIL; translated from the coding sequence TTGGCATATGTCTGCGTATACGGAAGCAATTATGTCTCGGTAGTAGATATCGTAGAAGCAAGGAGGCTGTTGGATATTACTGTTGATGAAGGACCATTTGATATCTGCATCGATAAGAAACATATGCTTGCCTATGTTTCCAATTTCTTTTCAAACACACTATCTGTTATTGACTTGTATATAAATAAAACCATTAATACGACCCCTGTGGGTAAACTGCCCATAGGAGTTGCGGTACTGCCTGGCGGTCGTTTTGTATATGTTGTCAATTATGGAGAACCGAGTGTTTATGTGCTGGAAGCACGTACGCTGAAAAAAGTGACAGAGATTGCACTGCCTTCCAACGGCTTTACAATCGATATCACTGCTAACGGCACACTGGCTTTTGTCAGCCTGCGGGATGCACAACAAATCGCCGCAATTGATTTGACCCTCAATAAGGTTATAAAGATAATTCCAGCAGGTCCCGGAACGGAGGTCGTTAAGGTCAGCCCCACCAATCGTCACGTATTTGTTTCCAATGAAGACGGTAATTCAATCACACCAGTTAACGTTGCGCTGGTTGAGGCAGCTGCCCCTTATACAGGACAAAGCGGACCTGTGGGTATCGCGTTCACAGACGGCGGAAATACGGTGTACTGTGCAAACCGTTTCGCTCAATCTGTTACTTCCTTCGATGTCTTCAGTCATCAACCGCTTTCAACAATCCCTGCCGGACAGGGTCCATATGGATTGGCTGCAGCCAACGGCGGTAAATTAATGGTTGTTTCAAATTCATATGAGGATACGATTTCGATTCTTGATACTCGTTCAAATAAATTGCTTCAATCCGTCGTTGTAGGAATTCCAGCGTTCCTTACGATTCTTTAA
- a CDS encoding staygreen family protein, with translation MKELNPQKVFVQYRDNIRPYEPVRSRLYTITHSDITAELFVFVGQNYAEDQVTRMRDEVRIAWELYREGYALIGSVIVDGDGVIGNAHLRDEIFYNEMPTALQALRQADRFLFDKEPNLDNTPVYIHFISNNPIYNKTYDFGVIGTYK, from the coding sequence GTGAAAGAACTTAATCCTCAAAAGGTATTTGTGCAATATCGGGATAATATAAGACCATATGAACCAGTTAGGAGCAGATTATATACTATTACACATTCGGATATAACAGCAGAGCTATTTGTGTTTGTAGGTCAAAATTATGCGGAAGATCAAGTCACAAGAATGCGTGATGAGGTAAGAATTGCCTGGGAGCTATATAGAGAAGGATATGCTTTAATTGGCTCCGTGATTGTGGATGGTGATGGTGTAATAGGAAATGCACATTTAAGAGATGAGATTTTCTATAACGAAATGCCTACAGCACTTCAAGCATTACGCCAAGCTGACAGATTCTTGTTTGATAAAGAACCAAACCTTGATAATACACCTGTATATATTCATTTTATCTCAAACAATCCTATATATAACAAAACATATGACTTTGGAGTTATTGGAACTTATAAGTAA
- a CDS encoding AraC family transcriptional regulator gives MKYTITASQGNKEQRQHSSSLVPYSIYDCHIPDSFPNVPMHWHSEFEIDYVFQGKGDFICGDEHFPVSHGDVIMIPPNMLHAAYPSSGRKLHYIAFVFHASMLGIESNDRSSTHCIRPLITGQLHVNLKYNPDHPDYSVIRSLTETIVSCANKNNPYDDLLLKSVLLQLFWYFEKNDNRSSFQGDDISYSSLIRPALEFMTYYYMDSITINELAAKCAISSSHFMNSFKKAVGCSAIEFLTHLRIKAACTALTETTEDISTISFSCGFSNLSNFNKQFKKITGSSPREYRKR, from the coding sequence ATGAAATATACGATTACTGCATCTCAAGGTAATAAAGAACAGCGCCAGCACAGTTCCTCATTGGTTCCCTATAGTATTTATGATTGCCATATACCAGATTCTTTTCCCAACGTACCTATGCACTGGCATAGCGAGTTTGAAATTGATTATGTATTTCAGGGAAAGGGCGACTTCATCTGTGGTGATGAACACTTTCCTGTAAGTCATGGAGACGTAATTATGATTCCACCCAATATGCTGCATGCCGCCTACCCTTCTTCGGGCAGGAAGCTGCATTATATTGCCTTTGTATTTCATGCCAGCATGCTCGGAATTGAAAGCAATGATCGCAGCAGCACTCACTGTATACGTCCTCTTATTACAGGACAACTACATGTAAATTTGAAATATAATCCGGACCATCCGGATTATTCGGTTATACGCTCCCTCACAGAAACCATCGTAAGTTGTGCAAACAAAAACAATCCATATGATGATCTTTTACTAAAAAGCGTACTATTACAACTTTTCTGGTATTTTGAAAAAAACGATAATCGGTCTTCCTTTCAGGGTGATGATATCAGTTATTCCTCCCTAATCCGTCCTGCACTGGAGTTTATGACCTATTACTATATGGATTCCATTACGATTAACGAGCTTGCCGCTAAATGCGCCATCAGTTCAAGTCACTTCATGAATTCCTTTAAGAAAGCCGTTGGCTGCAGTGCTATTGAATTTCTGACACATCTGAGGATCAAAGCCGCATGCACAGCGCTGACTGAAACAACAGAGGACATATCAACTATCTCCTTTAGCTGTGGCTTTAGCAACCTGTCCAATTTTAATAAGCAATTTAAAAAAATCACAGGAAGTTCACCTCGGGAATATAGGAAACGATAA
- a CDS encoding fructoselysine 6-kinase yields the protein MKRCKIIAIGDNVCDKYLSRGIMYPGGQCVNTCVYVKMNGAEAAYLGKYGNDDVADCVHNTLVKLGIDDSHCRMFEGENGFALVTLINSDRVFLGSNKGGIAKENSFNFTDEDFSYIKDFQLIYTNLNSYIENDLEKLKETGVPIAYDFSTRWTDEYLEKICPYVTIAILSCAHLDEKNREIEMRKAQENGVKIVLGTVGEDGSYVLYKNKFYYAEAVHADDVIDTMGAGDSYFSAFLCSLLETSEAGELIEEDNNKMETRLLTAMNQGAAFAAKVCSIEGAFGYGVPIVGKTEI from the coding sequence ATGAAACGCTGTAAGATAATTGCTATAGGAGATAATGTTTGCGACAAATATCTCTCTAGAGGAATAATGTATCCGGGTGGACAATGTGTTAACACTTGTGTTTATGTGAAAATGAATGGGGCAGAAGCTGCATATCTTGGAAAGTATGGAAATGATGATGTGGCTGATTGTGTCCATAATACTCTTGTGAAGTTAGGAATTGATGACAGCCATTGCAGAATGTTTGAAGGAGAAAATGGTTTTGCACTAGTAACCTTAATAAACAGCGACAGGGTATTTCTGGGCTCCAATAAAGGAGGAATTGCGAAAGAGAATTCTTTTAATTTTACTGATGAGGATTTTTCATACATTAAAGATTTCCAGCTGATTTACACAAATTTGAACAGCTATATTGAAAATGACCTGGAAAAGCTGAAAGAAACAGGTGTACCGATTGCATATGACTTTTCTACCAGATGGACGGATGAATATCTGGAAAAAATATGCCCATATGTAACAATTGCAATACTATCCTGCGCGCACTTAGATGAAAAAAACAGAGAAATAGAGATGCGTAAGGCACAGGAAAATGGAGTTAAAATTGTACTTGGAACAGTCGGTGAAGATGGTTCCTATGTATTATACAAGAATAAGTTCTATTATGCAGAAGCCGTACATGCAGACGATGTGATTGATACAATGGGTGCAGGTGACTCATATTTTTCCGCATTTCTTTGCTCATTATTAGAAACATCTGAAGCAGGTGAGCTAATAGAAGAAGATAATAACAAAATGGAAACACGTTTACTGACTGCAATGAATCAAGGAGCTGCATTTGCCGCAAAGGTCTGTTCTATAGAAGGGGCCTTCGGATATGGAGTACCAATCGTCGGAAAGACAGAGATATAA
- a CDS encoding cupin, which produces MRPDVYENNNEGILCVYKNEKWLVSIKNWKPDNDINGIAHLEIHHSTDEQFILVAGKAILITAERENDHFNIELTLMEQGKVYNVPKEVWFYSITQKDTKMMYVQDSNCSMENSDFMNLSKNEISYIQETARILFEK; this is translated from the coding sequence ATGAGACCAGATGTATATGAAAACAATAATGAAGGTATTTTATGTGTATATAAAAATGAAAAATGGCTGGTTAGTATCAAAAACTGGAAACCAGATAATGACATTAATGGAATTGCCCATCTCGAAATTCATCATTCAACAGATGAACAGTTTATTCTTGTTGCTGGAAAAGCAATTTTAATTACTGCAGAGCGTGAAAATGATCATTTTAATATTGAGCTAACATTGATGGAACAGGGGAAAGTATATAATGTTCCAAAGGAAGTTTGGTTCTATTCCATAACACAGAAAGACACAAAAATGATGTATGTTCAGGATTCTAACTGCTCAATGGAAAACAGTGATTTTATGAATCTGTCAAAGAATGAAATTTCTTACATCCAGGAAACCGCAAGAATATTATTTGAAAAATAG
- a CDS encoding glycoside hydrolase family 31 protein: MKFLDDNGALVFYQNGEMGRIEAWGKDSVRVRTTMLGKFNGNDWALTEKVDNIDTSVKIEMEDHWVGDGTIDQREIASITNGNMKVVVNFVGIISFYKKDKLFLREYFRMYDGTISKESRCLKVINREWKGIIGGSDYSLNVKFESNKDEKIFGMGQYQQNDMDLKGCVLELAQRNSQISVPFAVSSLGYGFLWNNPAVGRVTFGKNYTEWIARSTKEMDYWITVAETPKQILANYTAVTGRADMFPEELMGLWQCKLRYRTQDEVLTVARQYQKEGIKIDQIVIDFFHWTVQGDWKFDSQYWPNPKAMVDELHAMGIKVIVSVWPSVDRKSENFGPMMERGLLIKTERGAAQTYDYQGDCVEIDPFNPETRKYVWEVCKKNYYDLGIDAFWLDNSEPDYGVYDFENYRYCDGPALSISNMYPQMYSRVFYDEMSKENKPVVNLLRCAWAGSQKYGNVVWSGDVPSTFEAFADQLQCGLNMGLAGIPWWTTDIGGFMTDDVNDPDFRNLLIRWYQFAVYSAVLRMHGDRGPYNIPPLDNRDWGGGYLHTGQPNELWSYGEDNYKIMKKYYDIRISMHEYIKKLYEEAHTNGSPLIRTMFYEFPEDEKCWELQDQYMFGDKYLVAPILHLYEYKRDVYLPAGKWILTSTGETYTGGITVSVDAPIEYSPVFERKVIGL, translated from the coding sequence ATGAAATTTTTAGATGACAATGGGGCCTTGGTATTTTACCAAAATGGTGAAATGGGGCGAATCGAAGCATGGGGTAAGGATTCTGTCAGAGTACGTACCACTATGCTTGGCAAGTTTAATGGAAATGACTGGGCTTTGACAGAAAAGGTTGACAATATAGATACCAGTGTAAAGATTGAAATGGAAGACCATTGGGTTGGAGATGGGACCATTGATCAGAGGGAAATTGCTTCTATTACCAATGGTAATATGAAAGTAGTTGTGAATTTTGTGGGTATCATTTCATTTTACAAAAAGGATAAGCTGTTCCTTCGTGAATATTTCCGTATGTATGACGGAACCATTTCGAAAGAAAGTCGTTGCTTGAAAGTGATTAACCGTGAGTGGAAGGGAATCATTGGTGGAAGCGATTATTCCTTGAATGTAAAATTTGAAAGTAATAAAGATGAGAAAATCTTCGGTATGGGCCAATATCAGCAAAATGATATGGACTTAAAGGGCTGTGTATTGGAACTGGCACAGCGTAATTCGCAGATATCTGTTCCTTTTGCCGTATCTTCCTTAGGCTATGGTTTCCTTTGGAATAACCCGGCTGTCGGCCGTGTAACCTTTGGTAAGAACTATACAGAGTGGATTGCAAGATCTACCAAGGAAATGGATTACTGGATCACTGTGGCAGAAACACCGAAGCAGATACTGGCTAACTATACCGCAGTTACCGGTCGCGCGGATATGTTTCCGGAAGAGCTGATGGGGCTTTGGCAATGTAAGCTGCGTTACAGAACCCAGGATGAGGTTCTGACAGTTGCTCGTCAATATCAGAAGGAAGGCATTAAGATTGACCAGATTGTCATTGACTTTTTCCATTGGACAGTACAGGGTGACTGGAAATTCGATTCACAGTACTGGCCGAATCCTAAGGCTATGGTGGATGAGCTGCACGCAATGGGCATCAAGGTCATCGTATCTGTATGGCCTTCTGTGGATCGTAAGAGTGAAAACTTTGGTCCGATGATGGAAAGAGGTCTTCTGATTAAGACAGAGCGCGGAGCTGCCCAGACTTATGATTATCAAGGGGATTGTGTGGAGATTGACCCTTTCAACCCTGAGACACGTAAGTATGTATGGGAAGTGTGCAAGAAGAATTACTACGATTTAGGCATTGATGCTTTCTGGCTGGATAACTCTGAACCGGATTATGGAGTGTATGATTTTGAAAATTACAGATACTGTGATGGACCAGCACTTAGTATCAGTAATATGTATCCTCAGATGTACAGCCGCGTATTCTATGATGAGATGAGTAAGGAAAATAAGCCTGTTGTGAATCTGCTTCGCTGTGCTTGGGCCGGCTCTCAAAAGTATGGCAACGTGGTTTGGTCCGGTGACGTACCAAGTACCTTTGAAGCCTTCGCAGATCAGTTACAGTGCGGTCTGAACATGGGACTGGCAGGCATACCCTGGTGGACCACTGATATCGGCGGTTTCATGACGGATGATGTAAATGATCCTGATTTTAGAAATCTCTTAATTCGTTGGTATCAGTTCGCAGTATATTCCGCTGTTCTGCGTATGCACGGGGACAGAGGCCCTTATAATATTCCACCGCTGGATAACAGAGACTGGGGTGGCGGCTACCTTCATACTGGCCAGCCAAATGAGCTCTGGAGTTATGGAGAAGATAATTATAAGATCATGAAGAAATATTACGATATCCGTATCAGTATGCATGAATATATTAAAAAGCTTTATGAAGAGGCTCATACAAATGGCTCTCCGTTAATTCGTACTATGTTTTACGAATTTCCGGAAGATGAGAAATGTTGGGAACTTCAGGATCAGTATATGTTTGGTGACAAATATCTCGTAGCTCCGATTCTTCATTTATATGAATACAAAAGAGATGTATACCTCCCAGCAGGTAAGTGGATCTTGACCTCTACCGGAGAAACATATACGGGTGGCATAACAGTATCAGTTGATGCACCAATCGAATACTCTCCGGTATTTGAACGTAAGGTAATCGGCTTATAA
- a CDS encoding HAD family hydrolase: MKNRKMNIKYVIFDFDGVIANTEESNGNFLAKAFNEYGIRFTKEDMYRLIGLNNSSELQGILNRASKQITMEEFMETRKKIGNTYENSKIQPMPGLIALIVYLRDRGIKMAIATSTSTKLIITALNRMHMLPYFECIVCGDMCDRKKPDPQVYQKAMEYLSAMPQDCIVIEDSTIGITAGKNAGAYVIGYGGSGIKQNREEADLIINTYDQCLHKIIEILNGCDK; this comes from the coding sequence TTGAAAAATAGAAAAATGAATATAAAATATGTAATATTTGATTTCGATGGAGTAATAGCCAATACAGAAGAGAGCAACGGGAATTTTTTAGCGAAGGCTTTTAATGAGTATGGAATAAGATTTACTAAGGAAGACATGTATCGCTTAATAGGACTGAATAATTCAAGTGAATTGCAGGGCATATTAAATAGAGCTTCAAAGCAGATTACAATGGAAGAATTTATGGAAACACGTAAAAAAATCGGAAATACATATGAAAATAGTAAGATTCAACCAATGCCAGGTCTTATTGCATTGATTGTATATTTACGAGATAGAGGAATTAAAATGGCCATTGCAACATCTACATCAACAAAATTAATCATAACTGCATTAAACAGAATGCATATGTTACCCTATTTCGAATGTATTGTATGCGGCGATATGTGTGATCGAAAAAAACCTGATCCACAAGTGTACCAGAAAGCAATGGAATATCTGAGTGCAATGCCACAAGATTGTATTGTTATTGAAGACTCAACAATTGGAATTACGGCTGGAAAAAATGCTGGAGCATATGTTATTGGATACGGAGGTTCAGGAATCAAACAGAATAGAGAAGAGGCAGATCTGATCATAAACACCTATGACCAATGTCTGCATAAAATTATCGAAATATTGAATGGCTGTGACAAATAA
- a CDS encoding anaerobic C4-dicarboxylate transporter family protein: MFWIELAIVLAIIFLGVRKGGTFLAFAGGIGMFIMIFVLHVAPSDPPITVILIMIAVICAASTMQACGGLDFLVMIAEKILRKNPKMITVLAPIVSYIFTFMCGTGHIVYSLLPVINEISIDTGVRPERPISASIVSSQQAITACPISAATVAILAFMAESTYKSVNIFTLLMVCVPATLIGTVAAALAVIKKGKELADDPEFQRRVAVGQIEDFSKKHSEKKEVTKEAKRSVAIFLIAMVGIVLLGAVKALVPILPDGSKLPLTTVIEIFMLVAAAIMVLVTKLDSNKVLDQPVFRTGMFAVVLAFGLCWLVNTFIGDQASFITDNMSALTNKYPWIYIIAVFIVGAITTSQSSTTMIMVPIGIALGLPVNIIVAGWIACSSNYFVPASGQCVAALAFDSAGTTKIGKFVINHSYMIPGLVCTVVSVVVAILLGAVIF, encoded by the coding sequence ATGTTTTGGATTGAATTAGCTATTGTATTGGCAATTATTTTCCTGGGTGTACGTAAAGGAGGAACATTCTTAGCTTTTGCAGGTGGTATTGGAATGTTTATCATGATATTTGTATTACATGTAGCACCATCTGACCCACCAATCACAGTTATTTTAATTATGATTGCAGTAATCTGCGCCGCATCAACAATGCAAGCATGCGGTGGTCTTGATTTCTTAGTAATGATTGCAGAAAAGATTCTTCGTAAGAATCCTAAAATGATTACAGTATTAGCACCAATTGTTTCTTATATTTTCACATTTATGTGTGGAACAGGACATATTGTATACAGCTTGCTTCCGGTTATTAATGAAATATCTATTGATACAGGGGTAAGACCGGAACGTCCAATATCTGCATCTATTGTTTCATCCCAACAAGCGATTACTGCCTGCCCAATATCTGCAGCAACCGTTGCTATTCTAGCATTCATGGCAGAGTCTACATATAAAAGTGTAAATATTTTTACTTTGCTTATGGTTTGTGTTCCAGCAACATTGATTGGAACAGTAGCAGCAGCACTTGCAGTTATTAAAAAGGGAAAAGAGCTTGCGGATGATCCTGAATTCCAAAGGCGTGTAGCTGTTGGACAGATTGAAGATTTCTCTAAAAAGCATAGTGAAAAGAAAGAAGTTACAAAAGAAGCAAAGAGATCTGTTGCAATATTTTTAATTGCAATGGTAGGAATTGTCCTTTTAGGTGCAGTTAAAGCGTTAGTTCCAATCCTACCTGATGGATCCAAGTTGCCATTAACAACAGTTATTGAGATCTTTATGTTAGTTGCGGCAGCAATCATGGTGCTCGTAACGAAACTTGATAGTAATAAAGTGTTGGATCAGCCTGTATTTCGTACCGGAATGTTTGCAGTAGTCTTAGCATTTGGACTTTGTTGGTTAGTAAATACATTTATTGGTGATCAGGCATCTTTTATCACCGATAATATGTCTGCTCTAACTAATAAATATCCTTGGATTTACATTATAGCAGTATTTATTGTTGGAGCGATTACTACCAGTCAGTCTTCTACAACAATGATAATGGTACCAATTGGTATTGCGTTAGGGCTTCCTGTTAATATTATTGTTGCTGGTTGGATTGCTTGTTCATCAAATTATTTTGTTCCGGCATCAGGACAGTGTGTTGCTGCTCTAGCCTTTGATTCAGCTGGAACAACTAAAATTGGAAAATTTGTTATCAACCACAGTTACATGATTCCGGGTCTAGTTTGTACTGTTGTATCTGTAGTAGTAGCAATATTGCTTGGTGCGGTGATTTTCTAG
- a CDS encoding SIS domain-containing protein — translation MGYKSTDIKSIVAEILEAKRDKGGIKSLYFVGCGGSLGALYPAKTFMEKESASIKSAWINSNEFVHCTPNDFGENSILVMACHKGNTPETIQAAKLGKEKGAAVIILTWLEESEIVEFGDYIVLYSFDASQDHLAGDIDYAGEKTLCALYVAVELLAQTQEGYKNYDKFYEGAGMITNIIRNARTHVKERAKIFAKARKNDSVIYTMGSGASYGAAYMESICIFMEMQWLDSSSIHTGEFFHGPFEITDANRPFVIQISEGSTRSLDERALIFLQKYAKNIEILDAKELGLSVIDVSVVDYFNHSLFNNVYPIYNHELATIRQHPLATRRYMWKVEY, via the coding sequence ATGGGATACAAGAGCACAGACATTAAAAGTATAGTAGCAGAAATTTTGGAAGCTAAAAGAGACAAAGGAGGCATTAAGTCTCTTTATTTTGTAGGATGTGGGGGATCGTTAGGAGCACTCTATCCAGCTAAAACATTTATGGAAAAAGAAAGTGCAAGCATTAAGAGTGCATGGATAAATAGTAACGAATTTGTACATTGCACACCGAATGATTTTGGAGAAAACTCAATTCTTGTTATGGCTTGTCATAAAGGTAATACACCTGAAACAATTCAGGCAGCGAAGTTAGGTAAAGAAAAAGGCGCTGCAGTTATTATACTTACATGGTTAGAGGAATCTGAAATAGTTGAGTTTGGAGACTATATTGTACTATATTCATTTGATGCAAGCCAGGACCATTTGGCTGGCGATATTGATTATGCAGGCGAAAAGACACTTTGTGCACTTTATGTGGCAGTAGAACTTCTTGCGCAGACACAAGAAGGCTATAAAAATTATGATAAATTCTATGAAGGTGCAGGAATGATTACAAACATTATCCGAAATGCAAGAACGCATGTGAAAGAGCGTGCAAAAATCTTTGCAAAAGCACGCAAAAATGATAGTGTTATCTATACAATGGGAAGTGGTGCGTCTTATGGTGCAGCATACATGGAGAGCATATGTATATTTATGGAAATGCAGTGGCTGGATTCCAGTTCAATACATACAGGTGAATTTTTCCATGGCCCATTTGAAATAACAGATGCGAATAGACCTTTTGTAATTCAAATTTCAGAAGGAAGTACTCGTTCGCTGGATGAACGTGCATTAATATTTTTGCAAAAATATGCAAAGAATATTGAAATTCTGGATGCTAAAGAGCTGGGATTATCCGTTATTGATGTTTCAGTTGTAGATTATTTCAATCATTCTTTATTTAACAATGTATATCCTATTTATAATCATGAATTGGCTACAATACGTCAGCATCCATTGGCTACGCGTCGTTATATGTGGAAAGTAGAATACTAG
- a CDS encoding sugar phosphate isomerase/epimerase family protein, whose translation MNFAPMSYHYIRYPIEKFLDKVEQSPFNSIDLYCSAPQFNIFNYPLQRLLRLDKEIRIRNLEIMAMTPENCTYPVNFCTQDMLTRESSILYYQRAIDTAEFLGCPSVQISTGFGYFNQSSEEAWKYCLESMHILAAYCERKGVQLLLEELKTTTTNVLITSNDIARMLKEIDSKAVVGMVDMDQMTYANETIDNWFDALGDKLQHIHFNDRGHTVPGDSDFPMREYYEAIKKRGYAGSVSFEISDRRYYNDPDKAIDDIVAWLKNNTNELL comes from the coding sequence ATGAATTTTGCACCAATGAGTTATCATTATATCAGGTATCCAATTGAAAAATTCTTGGATAAAGTCGAACAATCTCCCTTTAACAGTATTGACCTTTATTGTTCTGCACCACAATTCAATATATTCAATTATCCGCTTCAGCGATTACTTCGTCTTGACAAAGAAATAAGAATAAGAAATTTAGAGATTATGGCTATGACACCAGAAAACTGTACTTATCCAGTAAATTTTTGTACACAAGACATGTTGACTCGAGAGTCCAGTATTTTATATTATCAGAGAGCAATTGATACAGCCGAATTTTTAGGATGTCCAAGTGTTCAGATTAGTACGGGATTTGGCTATTTTAATCAGTCAAGTGAAGAAGCATGGAAATACTGTCTAGAATCTATGCATATACTGGCTGCTTATTGTGAACGAAAAGGAGTGCAGCTTCTCCTTGAGGAACTTAAAACAACTACGACGAATGTTTTGATTACCAGTAACGATATTGCTAGAATGTTAAAAGAAATTGATTCCAAGGCAGTAGTCGGAATGGTGGATATGGATCAGATGACTTATGCGAATGAAACTATAGATAACTGGTTTGACGCACTCGGAGATAAACTACAGCATATTCATTTCAATGACAGAGGACATACTGTTCCAGGAGATTCAGATTTTCCTATGAGAGAATATTATGAAGCAATTAAAAAACGTGGCTATGCAGGATCGGTTTCTTTTGAAATAAGTGACCGCCGTTACTATAATGATCCGGATAAAGCCATTGATGACATAGTAGCATGGTTAAAAAATAACACAAATGAACTATTATAA
- a CDS encoding GntR family transcriptional regulator: MELDNTIATPLYQQLGDILQEEIESGRLPAGARIPTEKELSEQYNVSRVTVRKALGMMSDSGYLERKSGKGTFVAEKKIQRGLSSGAISFTNMCKMIGAIPGSKTTKIALEDPTPRDIELMELNPDDKIVVLERIRYADSKPVILESNKFPEFFSFLFSEDLNNHSLYDLLKVKHNITLEHSSKAIDITFASSKEAKALQITKGYPLLRIDSIVHDPENKITNLCQQLCIGDKFKFLV, from the coding sequence ATGGAATTAGATAATACTATCGCTACTCCGCTGTACCAGCAGCTAGGAGATATTTTACAAGAGGAAATAGAAAGCGGTCGTCTGCCAGCAGGGGCACGAATACCAACCGAAAAAGAACTAAGTGAACAATACAATGTAAGCAGAGTCACAGTAAGAAAAGCGCTTGGAATGATGTCTGATTCAGGATATCTAGAACGCAAATCAGGAAAAGGTACTTTTGTTGCTGAAAAAAAAATACAAAGGGGTCTGTCCTCTGGTGCTATAAGTTTCACAAACATGTGTAAAATGATTGGAGCCATTCCCGGATCTAAAACAACAAAAATTGCACTGGAGGATCCAACACCACGAGATATTGAGTTAATGGAATTAAACCCTGATGATAAAATTGTTGTGCTGGAGCGAATCCGTTATGCTGATTCTAAACCAGTTATATTAGAATCCAATAAGTTTCCTGAATTTTTTTCTTTTTTGTTCAGTGAAGATCTTAATAATCATTCTCTTTATGATTTATTAAAAGTTAAGCATAATATAACACTTGAACACTCTTCGAAAGCAATTGATATTACTTTTGCTTCCTCAAAGGAAGCAAAAGCACTTCAAATTACAAAAGGTTATCCTTTGCTCCGGATTGATAGTATTGTTCATGACCCAGAGAACAAAATTACTAATCTATGCCAACAATTATGTATTGGCGATAAATTCAAATTTTTAGTATAA